A window from Candidatus Methylomirabilota bacterium encodes these proteins:
- a CDS encoding FtsQ-type POTRA domain-containing protein, with amino-acid sequence MSEGRLVRTHSSVLSPRSGRGGGLEDLAERGSAMSRQRVSRTRLARRLGRRVRWVAARAVWIGACLLLLAAVGLGVGWLLTSPRFAITEVAVSGASRLTPEDVVSASGIGPGTNLFRLDRAEVVARLEALPLVRRADLVRRFPNRITISIEERRPFTLVHAGRLHWIDEHGVSLGAESKAVAPSVPVITGLQPTDLEGHPPSARVAAGISLLRVLLRSETALIQQISEIDVSRPDGPVLYTVEGVEVRIGAEDWEARLGRLQGVLAQIRAGGEAVSAIDLRFRDQVVLKTMSR; translated from the coding sequence GTGAGCGAGGGACGGCTCGTCCGCACGCATAGCTCGGTGCTGTCGCCCCGCTCGGGGCGGGGCGGCGGGCTCGAGGATCTCGCCGAGCGCGGCTCCGCCATGTCGCGCCAGCGCGTCTCGCGCACTCGGCTGGCCCGGCGGCTCGGCCGCCGCGTCCGCTGGGTGGCCGCGCGCGCGGTGTGGATCGGGGCGTGCCTGCTCCTCCTCGCCGCGGTGGGGCTCGGCGTGGGCTGGCTGCTGACCTCGCCGCGCTTCGCGATCACCGAGGTGGCGGTGAGCGGGGCGAGTCGCCTCACCCCCGAAGACGTCGTGAGCGCCTCCGGCATCGGCCCGGGCACCAATCTGTTCCGGCTGGACCGGGCCGAGGTGGTGGCGCGGCTGGAAGCGCTGCCGCTGGTGCGCCGGGCCGATCTGGTGCGGCGGTTCCCCAATCGCATCACGATCTCGATCGAGGAGCGCCGTCCGTTCACGCTCGTCCACGCGGGCCGGCTCCACTGGATCGACGAGCACGGGGTGAGCCTCGGCGCCGAGTCGAAAGCGGTGGCCCCGTCGGTGCCGGTGATCACCGGGCTGCAGCCGACCGACCTCGAGGGCCACCCGCCCTCCGCGCGGGTGGCCGCGGGCATCTCGCTGCTGCGCGTGCTGCTGCGCTCGGAGACCGCGCTGATCCAGCAGATCTCCGAGATCGACGTGAGCCGACCCGACGGACCCGTGCTCTACACGGTGGAGGGGGTGGAGGTCCGCATCGGGGCCGAGGACTGGGAGGCGCGCCTCGGCCGCCTGCAGGGCGTGCTCGCCCAGATCCGCGCGGGCGGCGAGGCGGTCAGCGCCATCGATCTGCGCTTCCGCGACCAGGTGGTGCTCAAGACCATGAGCCGGTGA
- the ftsA gene encoding cell division protein FtsA, producing MARSRTRQVIAGLDVGTTKICCVIADWSPVGNLDIIGVGASPSRGLRKGVVVNIDSTVESIKHAVAEAEEMAGVEISSVIAGVAGGHIRGMNSRGVVAVSGKHREVSQTDIDRALDAARAVNLPQDREIIHVLPQSFLVDDQDGVKEPLGMSGVRLEVEVHLVTGATTSVRNVVRSVNRAGLQVQDLVLEPLASAEAVISTEEKELGILLIDLGGGTTDVALFRDGAVWHTGSLPLGGDHISNDIAVGLRTPTADAEELKKRHGCALTALVREDEVVDVPSVGGRKARQLSRQILSEIIQPRVEEIFTLVARDLVRGGLNDVAAGGVVVTGGSSIMHGVPELAEQVFDMPVRRGVPTGLSGLSDVVQSPIHATAVGLALYGARGHGAGGPTEVEEAARVGRIGRRLRDWFAELF from the coding sequence ATGGCGAGATCCCGAACGCGGCAGGTCATCGCCGGACTGGACGTGGGCACCACCAAGATCTGCTGTGTCATCGCCGACTGGTCGCCGGTGGGCAACCTCGACATCATCGGCGTCGGAGCGAGCCCGTCGCGCGGACTCCGCAAGGGGGTGGTCGTCAACATCGACTCCACCGTGGAGTCGATCAAGCACGCGGTGGCCGAGGCCGAGGAGATGGCCGGCGTGGAGATCAGCTCGGTGATCGCGGGCGTGGCCGGCGGCCACATCCGCGGCATGAACAGCCGCGGCGTGGTGGCGGTCTCGGGCAAGCACCGCGAGGTGAGCCAGACCGACATCGACCGGGCGCTCGACGCGGCCCGCGCGGTCAACCTGCCGCAGGATCGCGAGATCATCCACGTGCTGCCCCAGTCCTTCCTGGTCGACGACCAGGACGGAGTCAAGGAGCCGCTCGGCATGTCGGGCGTGCGCCTCGAGGTCGAGGTGCATCTCGTCACCGGCGCCACCACGTCGGTGCGCAACGTGGTCCGCAGCGTCAACCGCGCCGGCCTGCAGGTGCAGGACCTCGTGCTGGAGCCGCTGGCCTCCGCGGAGGCGGTGATCTCGACCGAGGAGAAGGAGCTGGGCATCCTCCTGATCGATCTCGGCGGCGGCACCACCGACGTGGCCCTCTTCCGCGACGGCGCGGTGTGGCACACCGGCAGCCTGCCGCTCGGCGGTGACCACATCTCCAACGACATCGCGGTGGGCCTGCGCACCCCCACCGCGGACGCCGAGGAGCTGAAGAAGCGCCACGGCTGCGCGCTCACCGCGCTGGTGCGCGAGGACGAGGTGGTGGACGTGCCGAGCGTGGGCGGACGCAAGGCGCGGCAGCTCTCGCGCCAGATCCTGTCCGAGATCATCCAGCCCCGCGTGGAGGAGATCTTCACGCTGGTGGCGCGCGATCTGGTGCGGGGCGGGCTCAACGACGTGGCCGCGGGCGGGGTGGTGGTCACCGGCGGCAGCTCGATCATGCACGGGGTGCCCGAGCTGGCCGAGCAGGTGTTCGACATGCCGGTGCGCCGCGGGGTGCCCACCGGGCTCTCCGGGCTCTCCGACGTGGTGCAGAGCCCGATCCACGCGACCGCGGTCGGGCTGGCCCTGTACGGGGCGCGCGGGCACGGCGCGGGCGGGCCCACCGAGGTCGAGGAAGCGGCGCGGGTCGGTCGCATCGGCCGGCGGCTGAGGGACTGGTTTGCGGAGCTCTTCTAG
- the ftsZ gene encoding cell division protein FtsZ, with translation MEHSQGRRPVFELEEEREAAKIKVIGLGGGGSNAVNRMMAASFTGVDFIVGNTDLQALRSSPAPVKLQLGARLTGGLGAGSDPEVGKNAALEDRNEIKTVLEGADMVFVTAGLGGGTGTGSAPIVASVAKGLGILTVAVVTKPFGFEGRKRALQAEAGMAELRAVVDTLIAIPNQRLLAVVDRGTPLLEAFKVADTVLLQAVQGISDLILVPGLINLDFADVRTIMSGMGMALMGTGTGKGEHRALDAAQKAVASPLLDETSIEGARGILINFTGGSDLSIHEVEEAARIVQEAAHEEANIIFGAVLDESLQDEVRITVIATGFTERKEATIPGPKVVPIPSGPRSAAPAKDWRRRINDLRAEGEEPAEEDLDVPAFLRRQAD, from the coding sequence ATGGAGCATTCTCAAGGGCGGCGGCCGGTGTTCGAGCTGGAGGAAGAGCGCGAGGCGGCGAAGATCAAGGTGATCGGCCTCGGCGGAGGCGGCTCCAACGCGGTCAACCGCATGATGGCGGCCTCGTTCACCGGCGTCGACTTCATCGTGGGCAACACGGACCTGCAGGCTCTGCGCTCGTCGCCCGCGCCGGTGAAGCTGCAGCTCGGCGCGCGGCTCACCGGCGGCCTCGGCGCCGGGTCCGATCCCGAGGTGGGCAAGAACGCGGCGCTCGAGGATCGCAACGAGATCAAGACCGTGCTCGAGGGTGCGGACATGGTCTTCGTGACCGCCGGCCTCGGCGGCGGCACCGGCACCGGCTCCGCGCCGATCGTCGCCTCGGTGGCCAAGGGGCTGGGCATCCTCACGGTGGCGGTGGTGACGAAGCCGTTCGGCTTCGAGGGCCGCAAGCGCGCGCTCCAGGCCGAGGCGGGCATGGCCGAGCTGCGTGCGGTGGTCGACACCCTGATCGCGATCCCGAACCAGCGGCTGCTCGCGGTGGTCGACCGCGGCACTCCGTTACTCGAGGCCTTCAAGGTCGCGGACACCGTGCTGCTGCAGGCGGTGCAGGGCATCTCCGACCTGATCCTGGTCCCGGGACTGATCAACCTCGACTTCGCCGACGTGCGCACGATCATGTCCGGCATGGGCATGGCCCTGATGGGCACCGGCACCGGCAAGGGCGAGCACCGCGCGCTGGACGCCGCGCAGAAGGCGGTGGCCAGCCCGCTGCTGGACGAGACCTCGATCGAGGGCGCCCGCGGCATCCTGATCAACTTCACCGGCGGCTCCGATCTCTCGATCCACGAGGTCGAGGAGGCCGCGCGCATCGTGCAGGAGGCCGCCCACGAGGAGGCCAACATCATCTTCGGCGCGGTGCTCGACGAGAGCCTGCAGGACGAGGTCCGCATCACCGTCATCGCCACCGGCTTCACCGAGCGCAAGGAGGCGACGATCCCCGGCCCCAAGGTGGTGCCGATCCCGTCGGGGCCGCGGAGCGCCGCGCCGGCCAAGGACTGGCGGCGGCGCATCAACGATCTGCGTGCCGAGGGCGAGGAGCCCGCGGAGGAGGATCTCGACGTGCCGGCGTTCCTGCGTCGGCAGGCCGACTAG
- the murB gene encoding UDP-N-acetylmuramate dehydrogenase, with protein sequence MLGEIRGEVRFKEPLSFHTSLRIGGPADIFIVPQDVEDIRLALSFAEREQLSLDVIGGGNNLLVSDRGVRGVVLKLEGCLGRAEFHGEEAVAGAGVSLSALIREAAALNLGGIECLVGVPATVGGAVAMNAGTADGGIADFISAVYFLHPDGTLGEFKPGAGSFSYRMFAAPPGSVLIGARLQLHRRPFAEIQRDIKVRLKQKKSTQPLALASAGCVWKSPQGETASRLIEKVGLKGKRLNGAEISAKHANFIVNRGGAGAADIKALMQMTHDRVRNHFGITLEPEIRTMGEI encoded by the coding sequence ATGCTGGGAGAGATCCGAGGCGAGGTCCGATTCAAGGAGCCCCTCAGCTTCCACACCTCCTTGCGCATCGGAGGCCCCGCGGACATCTTCATCGTCCCGCAGGACGTGGAGGACATCCGTCTCGCGCTGTCCTTCGCGGAGCGGGAGCAGCTCTCGCTCGACGTGATCGGCGGCGGCAACAACCTGCTGGTCAGCGACCGCGGCGTGCGCGGGGTGGTGCTCAAGCTCGAGGGCTGCCTGGGCCGCGCCGAGTTCCACGGTGAGGAGGCGGTGGCCGGGGCGGGGGTGAGCCTGTCGGCCCTCATCCGCGAGGCGGCCGCGCTCAACCTGGGCGGCATCGAGTGCCTGGTCGGCGTACCGGCCACGGTGGGTGGCGCGGTCGCCATGAACGCGGGCACCGCCGACGGCGGCATCGCCGACTTCATCTCGGCGGTCTACTTCCTGCACCCCGACGGCACCCTCGGCGAGTTCAAGCCGGGCGCCGGCTCGTTCAGCTATCGGATGTTCGCGGCCCCGCCCGGCTCGGTGCTGATCGGGGCGCGGCTGCAGCTGCACCGGCGGCCCTTCGCGGAGATCCAGCGCGACATCAAGGTGCGGCTCAAGCAGAAGAAGTCGACGCAGCCGCTGGCCCTGGCCTCGGCGGGCTGCGTGTGGAAGAGCCCGCAGGGAGAGACGGCGTCGCGGCTGATCGAGAAGGTGGGGCTCAAGGGCAAGCGTCTGAACGGCGCCGAGATCTCGGCCAAGCACGCCAACTTCATCGTCAACCGCGGCGGCGCGGGCGCGGCTGACATCAAGGCCCTCATGCAGATGACCCACGACCGCGTGCGCAACCACTTCGGCATCACGCTCGAGCCGGAGATCCGCACGATGGGGGAGATCTAG
- the murC gene encoding UDP-N-acetylmuramate--L-alanine ligase produces MFKKYQHIHFVGIGGVGMSGIAEVLLTLGYRVTGSDARRSETVERLERLGAKVFTGHEPAHAEGAHVVVYSSAVARDNVEVAAARQRGIPVVPRAEMLAELMRLKYGIAIAGTHGKTTTTSMVAAVLGAGGFDPTVVVGGRVHGLGTNARLGQGEFLVAEADESDGSFLTLTPTIAVVTTVDAEHLDHYANLDAIVSAFIAFVNKVPFYGAAVVCLDDRNIQRMIPRMMDKRVITYGLEASADLTARRLAFAEMRSTFEVLHRGALLGPVSLRVPGRHNVLNALAAAAVGLDLEVPFDRIQQALAGFEGVQRRFQIRGEARGVLVVDDYGHHPAEIRATLAAAKAGFDRRVITVFQPHRYSRTQHLRSDFLTAFYQSDVLIVMDIYAAGEAPIPGVHSRDLADGIAAHGHREVLYMGSDRAAIVDYLCESTRAGDLVLTLGAGDVGQLGGELLTRLDDGSGTSSKRR; encoded by the coding sequence CGGCTCGAGCGCCTGGGGGCCAAGGTGTTCACGGGCCACGAGCCGGCCCACGCGGAGGGCGCCCACGTCGTCGTGTATTCCTCGGCGGTGGCGCGCGACAACGTGGAAGTCGCGGCCGCACGGCAGCGCGGCATTCCGGTCGTCCCGCGCGCGGAGATGCTCGCCGAGCTGATGCGGCTGAAGTACGGCATCGCGATCGCGGGCACCCACGGCAAGACCACCACCACCTCGATGGTGGCGGCGGTGCTGGGCGCGGGCGGGTTCGATCCCACCGTGGTGGTCGGCGGCCGCGTGCACGGCCTCGGCACCAACGCCCGGCTCGGCCAGGGCGAGTTCCTGGTGGCGGAGGCCGACGAGTCGGACGGCTCGTTCCTGACCTTGACCCCGACCATCGCGGTGGTCACCACGGTGGACGCCGAGCACCTCGATCACTACGCGAACCTCGACGCGATCGTCTCCGCCTTCATCGCCTTCGTGAACAAGGTGCCGTTCTACGGCGCGGCGGTGGTGTGTCTGGACGACCGGAACATCCAGCGCATGATCCCGCGCATGATGGACAAGCGCGTGATCACCTACGGGCTCGAGGCGAGCGCCGACCTCACCGCGCGCCGGCTCGCCTTCGCCGAGATGCGCTCCACCTTCGAGGTGCTCCACCGCGGCGCTTTGCTCGGGCCGGTGTCCCTGCGGGTGCCGGGCCGCCACAACGTGCTGAACGCCCTCGCCGCCGCCGCGGTCGGCCTCGACCTCGAGGTGCCGTTCGACCGCATCCAGCAGGCCCTCGCCGGCTTCGAAGGCGTGCAGCGCCGGTTCCAGATCCGCGGCGAGGCCCGGGGCGTCCTCGTCGTCGACGACTACGGCCATCATCCCGCCGAGATCCGCGCGACCCTCGCCGCCGCCAAGGCCGGGTTCGACCGGCGCGTGATCACGGTGTTCCAGCCGCATCGCTACTCGCGGACCCAGCACCTGCGCAGCGACTTCCTGACCGCGTTCTACCAATCCGACGTGCTCATCGTCATGGACATCTATGCGGCGGGCGAGGCGCCGATCCCCGGCGTCCACTCCCGCGACCTGGCCGACGGCATCGCGGCTCACGGGCACCGGGAGGTGCTCTACATGGGCTCCGATCGCGCGGCGATCGTCGACTACCTGTGCGAATCCACCAGAGCGGGTGATCTCGTGCTCACTCTCGGGGCCGGCGACGTGGGGCAGCTGGGCGGGGAACTGCTCACGCGGCTCGACGACGGCTCCGGGACGTCGTCCAAGAGGAGATAA